The genomic window GCAACCAAGATGCTGCTACCTTGATAAAAACGACGGCGACCCATTTGGATTCGAAAAATGGATCTGGTGTGGCTACTCAGTATCGCAATAATGATCAAGCTAATGTGGATGGAAATACCGTTGATATGGACGTTGAGCGGAATCAGTTTGCCGAGAACTCTTTACGTTATGAAGCTAGTTTGACTATTCTAAATATGCAAATTAGAAATATGCTTTCTGCAATTCAGGGGCAATAGCCATGTCTTTATTTAATATTTTTAACGTTGCAGGTTCTGCCATGAGTGCGCAAGCACAGCGCCTAAACGTGGTTTCTAGCAACTTGGCAAATGCTGATAGTGTGACAAGTTCGAATGGCCAGCCCTATAAAGCAAAGCAAGTCGTGTTCAGTGCGGTTCCAACGATTAGCTCAACTTCAACCGCCGTCAAAGTGAGTGAGGTGGTGGAGGATGCTAATCCACCA from Undibacterium parvum includes these protein-coding regions:
- the flgB gene encoding flagellar basal body rod protein FlgB yields the protein MVGKVDDFMRFHEIALSVRGQRQQLLASNIANADTPNYKARDIDFGAVMNAALHKNGNQDAATLIKTTATHLDSKNGSGVATQYRNNDQANVDGNTVDMDVERNQFAENSLRYEASLTILNMQIRNMLSAIQGQ
- the flgC gene encoding flagellar basal body rod protein FlgC, whose protein sequence is MSLFNIFNVAGSAMSAQAQRLNVVSSNLANADSVTSSNGQPYKAKQVVFSAVPTISSTSTAVKVSEVVEDANPPKMMYDPKHPLADEKGYVAMPNVNVVEEMVNMISASRSYQTNVETMNAAKTMLLKTLTLGQ